AGGGCACGTAGGACAGTTTGCCCACAACCTCGCTATAAGTTGTAAGTATGggcacagtggggaaggagaccAGGTAGGGGAGTAGCAGCGTGCAGATTCTCTATGTGCAGAGGACTAGAGACCCGCTAACCTGGCAGGAGGGGACATGTCCCACCCCAtgttctgcagcagggggagaCATGGGCTCAGTTTGCTTCCTGGAAGTCATCCCTATCTTTGCCACCTGAGCTGAATCCCACCCAGTTccgtctgcctccctcccccccatgccacAAACACAACTCACGGCTGTGATCCTGACAACGGCACAAGCAtctcccagctcctccttcaGCTGCTCGTAAGTCTTCCCTTCCTGGAAGAACACAGAAAGCTGAGAACCCCACAGCTCACCCAATAGCCATGGTTATAGCAACAACCGGGTGGGGGGAGTCTTGCCCTCTTCACGGGGAGGTGCCCAAGTGGGTACAGGACTGGCCAGCTGTTACCGTACCAGAACTGGGAACTGCAGTCAACCTGGGAATGCAACTAGAGGAGGAGAGAGCAGCTTGAGTGAATCCCTTGTCAGCAAgtctccaaagccagaagggaccattgtgatcatctggtctgacctgtaACAGGCCGGAGAagtgccccaaaataattcctagagcagatcagAAAAACGgccaagcttgatttaaaaactgtcagtgaagGAGAACCCACCATGACCCTGGGGAAATGGTTCCACTGGTTAATGACTCTCACTATTAAAAGCTTAcgccttatttcctgtctgaacacgtttagcttcaacttccagccagtggatcatgttctacctttctctgctagagcaAAGAGCCCGTggtgaaatatttgttccccacgtaggtaattacagacaataataaatagattgagctctttgagtctgtcactataaggcaggtttctaatcctttaatcatttgcGTGGTGGTTCTCTGCcctgtctccaatttatcaacatccttcttgaattgtgggcaccagaacaggacacagaattccagcagcggtcgcaccagtgccagatACGGAGGCAAAATAACTTGTCTCCTCCTACTCGAGATTCACCAGGTTATGCagtccaggatcacattagctcttttagcCACCGCATCACACTGGGAGGTCATGGTCAGCTGCTTGGCCATCATGCTTCCCAGGCTAGAGTCCCCCACACTGGAGTGATGGCCTCCCTTCCTTGTTCTTAGAGAGTTACTATTCAAACGCATGTTTGTTCATACTCAGTTGACCAAGCGCTCCAGGCTGCTGGAAATGAGTGACCTGTCCTCTGGCCCACCCTTATTCCTTGTGTTGTGactttctcctcccctctttaCATTCTCCATTGTTCCCACCCCATCGAGAGGAGAGAAGAAACTGGAGACTTGAGTGGGGAGATCAGCCAGGCCTCCGGGGAAAGGCCGTGGATACTGGGCAGCTGACTCCCCTGGGTGCCTTCAGCAATCTCCCCCGTTGGCTCCTTATCAGCAACCAAAAAGCCCTCACTGGCCCCCGCTAGTCTCAGGCTCAGTTTCCTTTCCCCATCTGCTCAAGGCCAGGCCCTGTGTTAGCAGAGAGCAGATGCAGGTGCCCCTGGACTGTGCACTCTCCAGGGCAGCAGATGAGCGTGAGAAACCCTGCCCcgtctcctggctggagcctccCGCCCCACTCTCCCACCAGCCTTCCACCTTGTCTATACTCACGCTCCATTTGTGGGGgtcccaggttgagaaccacccGGTGAAGTTGGGGGGCTCAAAGCCCTGCTTGACCACCAAGATGGGCGTGTCAGTGTCCCTCCCGCTGGGGTGGGTGCAGAGATATTCCTGAGCAGTGGCCAGCGCTGCCTCCTTCTCCGTGGCGTTAGCGTCCATCCCGAGCCACAAGAAGACCTGCAAGGGGAAAAGTCTCACTGGTCAGTGGAATGCAAATTAGCCAGGAACAGGACTGGAGCTggagcttaaggccagaagggccagtTGTAATAACCTGGTTGACCTCTTGCCtaacagaggccagagaacctcagctGGAATTTGTGCATCATCCagtcctgggttccccccaactctaccagtgcccctcaatcctgacgcCCCAGTCCCCCTGGTAGTCCAACTCCAGGTTCTTCAGTCAGACACTTCTACCAggcccccccctgcccccaacctgtAGCCAACCCCTCCGCTATCCCACTTCTGGGCAACTCTCACATTGGGACAGCTGATGTGACTTTAATTAAAAAGCCCCCTGGAAAACCCAAGTCCCAGGGATTTTCCTGGCCaacaggagctcctgtttggggCTGGGCAAATGGAAGCCGGTGGCTTTTGCTCTCCCAGTGCACCTGGTCCCACGTGTCAAGCAGCATGACATCGCTTTCACTCAGGTCATCCTGGCCGAAGTCGGTCACTTCCGTCACCACGAAGCGTCCGGTCTTGTTGGAGCATTCAAAGAGCCGGGGCGGGTGATCTGGGACCTCCTGCTGGAGCCTGGAACACACAGCTCCTTCAGCAACCCTCCCTGGCTCAGACGGTCAGCGCAACCCTGTCTGTGCCCTGGTACCTTTTGTCGCTGGCGTAAGGGGCTTtgcctcccagcacttcccagaacgctgctggctcctgcccctCGGCCACGGTTTCCTGGGTGCCGTCACAGATGGTTGCAGCCAGCTGCTTTGCCATTTCCCGCTCGTCCCCGCTGGAGCCCTGACGGGCAAGGAGAGAAGCTGGCACACAGCGACAGGGGAGGAATGCTCGCGGGGGGTTCACTTCCCACTGGCTGCCCGGCCGGTGCCAGGCCGCCCCTTACCTTGCCATACCACAGGTAGTGCTCGGTCTGCGTCCGGAGCAGGAAGACATCATTGGAGTTGAGCGACGAGGCGAACGCTGGGACTTCCACGGCTTTGGTGTTGGATTGGTCGGTTCCTTGGATCTGGAAGAGCCTCACGGGCGGTTCTGGTTCGTTGCTGCTTTTCCTGGATGTCCCACCctagagagaaagaggaggtgggggggccGCGCCCTGGTGCCTGAGAACGAGCCCCACCGTGCCCCAGGAGTGAGAGCGGGGCCTAGTGGTCCCAGTTGGGTTAGGGCAGGCCCAGGTAAGGTTTGTGCTGAGGAAGGAGAGAGCTAACGGGGgaacctcatgctgcagagggtTTGGAGGGAGGAtaccagagctgggaatggggaaacACTCGCTAGTGAAACAATCCAGCCCAGCAacaaggtgggtggggagagaaagagtCTGTGCCCTGTCACTGAGGCATGTGGAAcacacctgggttccattcccagttctgccactgatctactgcgtgaccatgggcaagtcccttccccctgctgaggtgcctcagtttcccctccctccccttgtctGTTGTAGATGGTGCTTTTCAGGGTAGGGGCTGCCTCCAGCTCCATGTTCGTGCAGTCCCTGGAGCAAAGGGGCCTTGATCTTGGTAGCAGCCTCAAACTGAAACAGCAGCTGCCCCGGTGACTGGAAAATCCAGCCCAGtgtctcctgcccccagcctccccttCACCCTGCTCCTGCCGGCACGGCCGTACCTCAAAGATGACCAGCTTCCCTTTGAAGATGGCCAGAAAGTGGCGCGGCTCCTTTCCCATGCTCACGCGCACCTGCACCGGCTTCCCGTCCAACTGCCGGTCCACTTCCACCGCTTGGTACGCGGAGGCGGCCAGCTCGTCCGGCGTGGCGTGCCGGCCCTGGGCACACACACAGGAGCCAGCTCAGACTGGTGGCCCGGAGGAGTCTCTGCTCCTGCGGCCGAGGCAATGCCCCAGCACGGCGCGCCGGGAAGCGGAGACAGGGCGCTTAGGGGTCCACCTACCTGCCAGATGTACAGGATGTAGCGGGACTGGTGGTTCACGCCGTAGGTGTAAAGCACCAGATAACAGTCCCCGCCGTAGAAGCAGCCGTGCCACTGGGATTCCACCGGCGCCAGCTCCAGATTCTCGATCCTCCAGACCTAGAGCGAATGGAAGTGACAGTAGCGCATGAATCCTAGCGCTGGGCTCTTCAGGCGGCTGGTCGGTTCACACTGACCCCGTGACGAGGACGGTCTTCGTAACAGGGCCGTTAAAAGCAGGTTCCTCCCCCTCAGACTCAAGCTGTTGTTCCATAGCATAGGGAGCTTTGGCTCATGTTCTGCTGACAGCGCCAGTCCAATGGGGAGGCTGCACCTCACCCATTCCCTGCACAAAGCTGGGAAGGGGGCCGTGGGAAATCGGGCAGATGCGGGactccctttggggcaggagcaTGTGCAAGGGGGGAGCAAGCAGGGGATGGGCCCTCCCCAATCTGTGGGGGCACAGATGTCCTCCCAGGCCAGGGCACAGAGAGCTAACTCCTCCAGCCCAGTGAGGGCGGAAAAGGACAGCCCATttggccctggggctgcagcagggagaatcGGATCCTCCGGTCGTGGGGAGAGCCAGCTCCTCCAGCCGCAGGCGGGCAGGGGGCACAGaaagtgcccctccaaaagcagtCAAAGTTTTAATTCCTGGGCACACCCCTGCTTGGGATCATTCAGAAGGTCCTGATCAGCGCTGACCAGGGCTGGACGGCCCAGCCTAGAGACTCCGCGAGCCACTCAGGCATCTTCCGTGTGCAGCCAGGCCCGATGACGAAGGATTCCCAAGCCTCTCGCAGGGGCTGGActcccctgtggcttgccaccttGGGCATTGCGAtggctgccagggccctgggctgcacccAGCGAGCAGAGGGGCCCGGGTCCCCCTggtcccagcagggcagggggcagtgtgCCAGCAGCCCCGGGGGCTAAAGAGACACCTGCCCTGCCAGGGAAAGGGCAGAGCATTCGGCTTCAGTGCCCCGAGGGCGGCTCTTGGCTCCTACCTCCACCTTCCCTTCCCCGTTATCCACCATCCGCTCCTGGGCGGCCAGCTCGGGCCGGGCGTGCAGCAGCATGGCATCAAACTTCTCCTGGCTGACTTTGGCTGCAAAGAAAGACCATCAGGGTTTGGTCGGCAGCctagcaggagggagggaggcagcagatGCGGGCGTCAGAGCCGCAGCAGTCAGTGTGGACCCATACGCTGTATCCCGACACCCTGGGGAAGACCTCGGCATGGGGAGGTAGGGGCCTAGTTTAGGAAACAGCCCGAGCAGCCGTGTGCCCCttgtctccctgcagccagatTGGCAGCTGCGCCCTGCAGGCTGGGGGGGAAGGCAGCCGTGCACGGCGCAGGATCCAGGAGCGAGGAGGCTCTTCCTCACCTATTTTGCCAGCACTGTAGGCTTTGCCCAGCCCCACCGTCTGGTCCCGGACGGTCCACGTCTGAAACAGCTGCTTGAACATGGCGGATTCGGCTCCGTCGTTCACCGTCTCCACGTTGGTGCCGCAGGGGTAGCCCTTCATGTTGATGAACTCCTGCCGGGCCGGGGGCGGAAAGCGGCAAGGAGCCCCGTCAGTGGTGTGACCTGGCTGCCCGACCAGGGGCCCCCactctctggcagcagggagtcaGGAATCCTGCTTTCACTCTGGGCCCCCAACTCGTCCCTGGTCTGTAtcggctcctccccctccccagacgTGCATCATGGTTAGCAAGACTCCCCTTCCCCAACCTGGGACCTACCAGAGCTTTGGCcatggctgtttgcctctctgccTTGGTAGCCCCCTTCCCCTTCCAGACGTAGATCTTGGTCCCGGCGTGATCCAGGATGTAGCAGTCCTGGGGAGGAAAAGGTTAAACCACTCCCTGGGGCTGCTGGTTAGGCCCCATGCTATGCTCCCTTGCCTTGCCCTGTGAGGCGTGAAAGGGGGTTGGGGCTTAAAATGGGGCGCAAGGGACCCAATCAGGCACCACGCACTGGTTCGCGGGGACTTCCCGGACCACACTCCAGCGCTCCGTCCAGCCCCAGATGGAAGGGGCTGTAGGATCAGCCTCGATGTCCGTCCAGCCCCATCTCTTGTTTTGGCCTGCGCCAGACGCGGCAAAGGAAGGCGTGAGACGccagcagatgtgggataatctgttcCCCCAGTCTCGGCGCTAGCCCCATCCTGCAAAGAGGACTCTAGATGGCTGGAGagccagggcagagctgagcaggCAGAGGTGGGGCTCTGGGTGAAGTGGAGCGACAGGAGCAGAACCCCAGGGCACAGAGGTGGGTTTTAAACGGCAGGAGCCCCCGTCTTTCACTCACGTCATGGTTCAACAGCTCCTGCACTAGCGGCCTCGTGGCCTCTTCCAGCACCTGCATTTTCCCTCCAGAGTCCGAGACGCTAGAGAAAGGAGAGGGGTGGATTTATTCCCCTGGGAGCCAGGGATGTGGGGGGTTCTGGGCCCAGGAGGGGAGCAGACACCAGGGAAATCCGATGGGAATgttccctgggctctgggacagTTTCCACCCACTCCCCTTTCTATGGGTCTCGGGCATGGGGCCGTCAGGGCCCATCCCAGTCATGCTGCAGCAAATCCAGGAGCCACCAGGAGACCTGCTTGGTTTGTAAATTCGCCAGCCGCGCTGGGAGCGTGGGGGGGCGTCCCTGGAGGAAGATCCCCGAGGAACAAAACCCAGCCACTCCGTTGCACTTGGATCAATCTAAGTCTGCATGGGAGAAGCGGATTAGTGAGGGATGGGGAGTGAGGCCAGGCAGATCCCCTGGAGCTAGCGAGATGGGGAAGCCCCTGTCTGATGCGCCCTCCCACCACTACCTGCTGCTTTGCAGTGCACCCTCCTCCCCGCTTACCGATAGAGCAGGACGGTGGCCTTCTGCTGTTGGTCCACCACTTCGTCCGGGGTGCTGGGTTTGATCTTCCGCGGCCTGTCCCCGAGCACGCTCTGCAGCACCGTTGTCAGCTCCGGGCTGGCTCCTTCCCGGTCGCCGTCCACCACCCTGATCTCCGCCCGCCCCCCGCGCTCCCGGTCGCGGATGTCTTTGGCCAGGAGCATGGCCTAGACGAGACCCGCAAAGAGAACAATCATCAGCTCCCCGCAGCGCGCTGGGCAAAGGCACCAGATCGCCCCCTGCCCGAGAGCCTGTGGGGCCAGGCGAAGGGCAGATCACAGACTGATTACAAACACAGACTGGCAGCCCGCACACTCACCTGGTCTGTGGAGAGAGGAACCAGCGTTTGCCAAATGCCCTTCCAGGGTGTCGTACAGAGTGCACCCACCTCCAGGGGGCTGGttcccatccagcccagtaggGCCAGGGCGTGGGatacagggcctttcccctccagggggctgGTTCCGATCCAGCCCAGTAGGGCCAGGGCGTGGGatacagggcctttcccctccagggggctgGTTCCGACCCAGCCCAGTAGGGCCAGGGCGTGGGATACAGGGCCTTCCCCTCCAGGGGGCTGAttcccatccagcccagtaggGCCAGGGCGTGGGATACAGGGCCTTCCCCTCCAGGGGGCTGAttcccatccagcccagtaggGCCAGGGCGTGGGATACAGGGCCTTCCCCTCCAGGGGGCTGAttcccatccagcccagtaggGCCAGGGCGTGGGATACAGGGCCTTCCCCTCCAGGGGGCTGAttcccatccagcccagtaggGCCAGGGCGTGGGATACAGGGCCTTCCCCTCCAGGGGGCTGAttcccatccagcccagtaggGCCAGGGCGTGGGATACAGGGCCGTCCCCTCCAGGGGGCTGGTTCTGATCCAGATTCAGGGGGAGGGGAATACTCCAAACTTCTCTTCCCTACAGCGCAAGGAGTAATCGGAAccccaggcagggtggggcaggtcCAGCAAGGTTCCTACCTTCAGCCGCTCCCTGGTGTTGCTCTCCGGGCCATTCCACTGAATAATGACCTTCCCCAGGTCCAGCAGGAACACGTCTCCCAGGTTAAAACTGTCCCAGCTCATCTCCACCTGCGCCCGGGGGCCGGGGGAATGGAGAGGAGGCCGTGAGGACGCTGGCACCAGGGGAAGCAGGAGGACCGAGCGGCAGTGGCCCTAGTGGCACTGACTTGGCAGTGGGGCAGCCGCCACGCTGGGGGAATTGGGAGGCAGGGGCTGCGCCAGCACCAGGGTGGGAAGGCAGCTGGGGCATGGGGCGGGTAGAGCGTTGGCTACGCTGGCCCCAGGGAATCGGGGCCGGGGACGCAGGGGAGAAGGGATAGGGCAGGCGGTTGCCCAGGCCAGGGTCGGGAGGTGGGGGCCGTGCTGGGCGGCTCAGGTGCCGGAGCCCAGGCTCACCTCGGTGGCCGTGACGTTCCGTCTCCCCTTGACGTGCAGCAGGCGCCGGACATCGTAGACGTTGGTCTCCACGTGTGTCATCCCCGAGGCCACGCCGCCCTTCTTgtagctgggggagaggggcggggGAAAGGTGAGCACCCACAGCGGGGAAGGGGGTCTGGGCCAACccagcagggaggaaggggagacacaCACGGGGGGGCTCCAGGACCTTGCCCTGGCAATCACGCCCCCATCACCCCCAGCCCCAAAAGATGCTGCAGCCACAGCTCCTTGCAATGCTTGCAGGCTGACGTCCCCGCGTGGGGGCTGGGCGGGTGGGGCCGGCCTGCAGGCCACACGGGCCCCGGACGTCTGGNGAATCGGGGCCGGGGACGCAGGGGAGAAGGGATAGGGCAGGCGGTTGCCCAGGCCAGGGTCGGGAGGTGGGGGCCGTGCTGGGCGGCTCAGGTGCCGGAGCCCAGGCTCACCTCGGTGGCCGTGACGTTCCGTCTCCCCTTGACGTGCAGCAGGCGCCGGACATCGTAGACGTTGGTCTCCACGTGTGTCATCCCCGAGGCCACGCCGCCCTTCTTgtagctgggggagaggggcggggGAAAGGTGAGCACCCACAGCGGGGAAGGGGGTCTGGGCCAACccagcagggaggaaggggagacacaCACGGGGGGGCTCCAGGACCTTGCCCTGGCAATCACGCCCCCATCACCCCCAGCCCCAAAAGATGCTGCAGCCACAGCTCCTTGCAATGCTTGCAGGCTGACGTCCCCACGTGGGGGCTGGGCGGGTGGGGCCGGCCTGCAGGCCACGCGCGCCCCGGACGTCTGGGTGCGGTGGGCAGCCGGAGCCCCATGGAGGGACAGGATCTCACTCCAAGCGGGAGGGTCGGTGGGCCAGGCCCACTGGGACCAGGGCCCCTCGGCCTCCTACTCACATGATGCCCTGCTTGAAGTAGCCTTTGAAGAGGTCCGACtcgtggccctgcacctcccggTGCTGCACGGGGCTCCCGCCTAGGTAGTCGTCCAGCTGGGTGGTGTAGATGGCAGCGCAGCCCTGCTCATCCCGGGAGGAGCTCTTCCCGACCCAGTAATGGATGTCGTAGGCCAGGACGCTGCCCGAGCGCCGGGTCTGCAGCAGGCACAGAGCCTGAGAAGTGACCCTGCGTCTTCCCCACCGATCAGACCAGGTGCTCCCAGACCCCAGCCGGCAGATGCCCTCCCACTGcactgcatgggggagggagggaatttctTCCTGACACCCAGCCCCGCTACAGCCAGGGATCAGTTTGTCAGGGCCTGCCCGGAAGCCAAAACAGACAAGCCCTCCTTGCTGTATCCTCACTCATGCCATTAATCCTAACCAGAACGATTGCCTCCAAATCATGTGGCAAGGAGTCCCACAGGCTAACAGGACATTGCACAGAGTATTTCCTGAGCTGCTTGTGTGTCCCACACACATCAGGGTTAAAGCAGAGTGAGGGGCCCTGGGGTGTGACACCCAGATGCTTCACTCCCAGCACCACGATTCTACTGCCGGTGCCCAGAGCGAGTCCCAGCCGTTCGGCTGCCTGGGGGGGGTTAATGCAGGGattgctgcagccctggggacaCTCACCGAGAGGAGGATGTAGCAATCACCCTCATAGAAACTGCCATGGGATTTTGGCGGCACCTGCACCAGGTCCATTTtctgggaggaggcagaagtGCATTGAGACCAGAGCAGCCCCTTCTTGTCCTGGCATCAGCCATGGGGCACACAACAGCCCCCCTCCCAGAGTGTCATCCCCCCCAGCCGTTTATGGAAGTCCTGCATGTCCAccactggaatgcagccacctctggggagggtTGTGGCAGCTGTTTATGGGAGTACCCCACATCCAccactggaatgcagccacctctggggagaggCGTGGCAACTGTTTATGGAAGTCCTGCACGTCCTTCACTggaatgcaaccacctctggggagggTCGTGGAAGCTGTTTATGGGAGTACCCCACAGCCAccactggaatgcagccacctctggggaggggcgTGGCAGCTGTTTATGGAAGTACCCCATATGGAGCACCAGAGGCAGCTACCCTGGGgcggcatgggccagctgtgccAGCAATGTTACACCAttgtttgggacaggaagtgaagaggcCTGCCTGGACACTGGGGACTTTACGGACACACAGCATAAAGGTTTAGATTTGGAATGAGGCCAGGGCACCAACCCTAGCCCAGCTCCCATGAAAGGGCCGTGGGAAAAGACAAGTGGCCCATTGAAAGCACTCGCTAGCCCACTGCCCAGACCTCTTTCTTCTGCACCCTAGAGGTCTCCCAGCCAAGCCCTCGTTACCAGGCCAGACCCGACTTAGCTTGGGAGCTCCAAGGGGATCCCAGTCCCCGCTCACCTCGACCCTCCAGACGATGACGCCGGGCATGTTGTTAACTGCCTTGAAAGCGCTGCTCAGAGCCATCGTGCCCTGCACCGGGGACTCgccagggagctgctgggcaAGAGGAGACAGTCAACCCAGAGCCAAGGCCAGCCCGGAGGAGCAgtgcagccccacgcctgcctGAGAGCAGCCGCACACATCCCAGCTGAGCCAGGAAGGGGTGTAAAAAGCTTCTGTAAAAGCTTTGCCCAGAAGCTGcatgcttttggggggggggggaattaaagGGGTGAAGCGAGGGGATGAGGGGTAGGGGATCCCCCAAATGGCATAAGATGGAACCGAAGCAGCTCAACTGGGTGCACCATCCAGATGAgacaccctcccccacacacaccccaagggCCAGCCCAGATCCTGGATGCAGGGGCTGCCTGGGCCCCAGGAGAGGTGGATATTCCTCGGGGGTGATGCGTGCAGGGTGAATCAGCAGCCAACGCCCAGGGAgaagcttccccccaccccaccccaactcacaTGTCTGGCAGCACTGAGGATCTGCCCCGCCCCACATCTCAGGGGCTCACCTCTGTGATGCTAAAGGCTGCTGTCTGGTATTTGGGGCTTTCCCTTGGAGCCAGAGCTCCTCCGCCTCTCCCTGAGTCACGCCAGCCAGGGGTTTGGGAGACTCCATGGCCCCTTTAAGGAGGAATACTCCTTCCCAGGCCTagtccccccactcccccagcagaTGGAAGCTGTTAGGGCATGTGGGCCCCACCCAGCTGGTTCTTGTGCCACCCCAAACGGAGTCAGGCCGAGCTGCGCATTCACACTGCACAGCAGCCTCTCCCGCCCTCCCTGCACCGCCAGGGATGGAGCCcagcagagagcaggttttcTAAGCTCTGGATCCATTCTCCATGCCCTAGATCCTGGGGCAGCTCCATCGCCCTCGCTGGGCTGGGAGCCTCTGGCTTCACCAGGGTCAGTGGCTTCACCGACGCAGCCAGGGCTCAGACCCAAGGGCACCCTGCGGATACTTACGAACACTGCAGGGATCTCTCCTGCCCACTgggtgctccctgcctgccaagcactggggtggggccagCTACCCAGCACACTAGCCCGGGCACAGACGGGGCATGGGCACTGCTCTATCCACGCTCCCTGTTGCACTGCAGGGAGGGACACGCCCTGACTGCAGGCTCTGGAGGAGAACGGGTTAGAGGGGCCAGGCTCACAGCAGCCCAAACCGTAaccgctccccccccccatgtctCCCCCAGTTTTCAGTCATTGAAGCCAGATGGTGTAACCTGACCCAGGGAGCCGGCCCAGCCGCAGCGCTAGGAGAGTGTCGGCTCGGTGAGACGCCATCAGCTGGGTTTGATTAGCCAGGAATGTGCTGGTTTCGGGGCTGGGCCGTCTGCGTTGGCAGAGGCCATTTACACTGTTTTGTTCCCCTCCGTTCACAGACATGGCCAGCCCTTTCCTACCATTGCCCAATCTCAGGGCCCCACTTTAGCCACAGGGCATGCGTCTGCTGAGCCCCTGGGGAGAAACGCCAGGgccagatttcccctcccctgtggcACCAGCTAACCCAGTACCGAGGAACCTGGCAAGACATTCCCCGATCCAACACTTGGTTAGCACCAGTTCCTCCTGCCTAGGGAGCAAGTGATGGACATTCTCGGATCCTGCCTCAGCTGGGATCTCTTCCCACCACCCTGTTTAGATCCACCTTGATTCAATAAtttcctctgctccttccctgcccaaGTCACTGCCAAGGGCCCTTGCCAGTTCTCTCATTAAACAGCCACATGGAGGCATTATGCACCAGGAGCCCAACAGGAATTGGGGTGGGGGACTTCAAGTTACATCTTTGAGCCCCAGCTATAACCCCACAGATCTGGGGCCAGCTcagccagctcctctccctcacccagCCCAAGGCAGGAGTGGTCGCTAAGGACGCTGTTCTAGGTCTTCAGCCACCCTAAAGTCAGGCCGGGACTCACCTGAATTCACTGCTGTCCTCTGCAGGCAGCTGTTGAAGAAACCCCGGGGCAGCTGCTGGCACGAGCCCAGTCACCCGGAGCACCCGGACCCAGGCGTTGTATTTGCCTAAGTTTGCATCTCAACCACCTTTGGGCAACCCTGGCCAGTGAGCGCTGGCCTGGGTGCACGCATGGCATAGGCAAAGCAGAGGGAAAGCAGCTATTTGTTCCTGGTCAAAGCACTGCGGGGGGCAGGGACGCTAAGGCCAGCACTGCCTGGTTCTCCTCCTTCCACGCCCTCTGCCCATCGATTTTTCTTAAGTGCTTGGGCTGATTAATAAttcaaaggggaggggggaaattaacCGCACGGAACTGAGGCAGGAGACGGGGGGAGGAGCCGAACCCTGAAGGGGGCAGCTCTTACCCTGCAGTGAGGGGGCACCAGAGATGGCTAGGGGGGAGGAGCCGAACCCTGAAGGGGGCAGCTCTTACCCTGCAGTGAGGGGGTGCCAGAGATAGGAGGGTGGCTGCCAGGAGAGGTGGAATAGCAGTAGCAAGATAAGCAACAAATAAATGGGGACAGGCCAGGAAAGGGGGCCCCCAGGGTGTCTCCATCCCCCCTCGCTGGAGGGCTTGGAcacaccccacagcccctgctgtccCCGTGAAGGGGCAGCTGGAGCATAGGGCCCACCCCAGCGCCAAACATCCAGGCTCTGGCTGGTGACAGTCAAGCATCTTCTGGGCAGACCAGGCCGGCAGCTGTAGGTTATTGAGGGTCCTGGCCCGTGCATGGCCAttcccagagctggagcagctccTGCTACCCCCCTACCAGGAGGTTAACGGCATTGGCCCCAAGCCGTGGTGCCActtccctgctcagctccctgcacAGAGCTGCCCCCTTTCtgcaaggggggcgggggagaggtaCATGGCCATGAACCAGGAGCTAATGCACCAGCTCAGCGGCCTTCGGGAAATTAGCATCGTGTGGGGTGAGCTCCCAGGCTCACGCTGAGGATTCTATTAACCTAGTGGCCGCTGGGGCAGGGACGACTCTTGGAAAGCAGAAGCCGCTGACCCAGCAAAGGGACA
This DNA window, taken from Chelonoidis abingdonii isolate Lonesome George chromosome 26, CheloAbing_2.0, whole genome shotgun sequence, encodes the following:
- the AVIL gene encoding advillin isoform X2 yields the protein MTHVETNVYDVRRLLHVKGRRNVTATEVEMSWDSFNLGDVFLLDLGKVIIQWNGPESNTRERLKAMLLAKDIRDRERGGRAEIRVVDGDREGASPELTTVLQSVLGDRPRKIKPSTPDEVVDQQQKATVLLYRVSDSGGKMQVLEEATRPLVQELLNHDDCYILDHAGTKIYVWKGKGATKAERQTAMAKALEFINMKGYPCGTNVETVNDGAESAMFKQLFQTWTVRDQTVGLGKAYSAGKIAKVSQEKFDAMLLHARPELAAQERMVDNGEGKVEVWRIENLELAPVESQWHGCFYGGDCYLVLYTYGVNHQSRYILYIWQGRHATPDELAASAYQAVEVDRQLDGKPVQVRVSMGKEPRHFLAIFKGKLVIFEGGTSRKSSNEPEPPVRLFQIQGTDQSNTKAVEVPAFASSLNSNDVFLLRTQTEHYLWYGKGSSGDEREMAKQLAATICDGTQETVAEGQEPAAFWEVLGGKAPYASDKRLQQEVPDHPPRLFECSNKTGRFVVTEVTDFGQDDLSESDVMLLDTWDQVFLWLGMDANATEKEAALATAQEYLCTHPSGRDTDTPILVVKQGFEPPNFTGWFSTWDPHKWSEGKTYEQLKEELGDACAVVRITADLNRTALPPGPGAQSAGVAQIYPLEVLTNHEELPGDVDPAKKENYLSESDFVTVFGIRREEFAALPSWKQINLKKEKGLF